The DNA sequence ACGTAGGAGCCAACGCGTGAGAACAGCAGGCGCAGGTGGTTGAGAAGCTCCGTCGCCGTACCGAAGGTGGAGCGCACGTCAGGTACACCTGGGCGCTGGCGCAGCGCGAGCGCGGCGGGCACGTGCGCAACCTCGTCGACCGAGGCCTTGGCAGCCTGGGAGATGCGCCGACGCGTGTAGGTCGCCAGGGACTCCAGGTAACGCCGCGATCCCTCCGCGTAGAGCGTGCCCAGGGCCAGGGAAGATTTGCCCGACCCAGACACGCCCGCGACTGCGACGAACGCGTTCAGAGGAACGTCGACGTCCACGTTTTTCAGGTTGTGGACGCGGGCGCCACGTACACGGATGACGCTGGGCATGTCAGAAGCCCAATCGCCCCAGCATCTTGGGGTCGGACTGCCAGTCCTTGGCGGTGCGCACGTGCAGGTCGAGGTAGACGCGGCGGCCCAGCAGCTCCTCGATGTGGGCGCGGGCCTGGGTGCCGATCTGCTTGAGGCGCGAACCCTTGCGGCCGATGATGATGGCCTTCTGCGAGTCGCGCTCGACGTACACGTTCACGTGGATGTCAAGCATGGGCGGGCGGTCGTCGCCTTCGCGGCGAGGCCTCTCGATGATCTCCTCGACCTGGACGGCCAGGGAGTGGGGCAGCTCGTCGCGCACACCCTCCAGCGCGGCCTCACGGATAAACTCGGCGATGAGGGTGTCGCGGGACTCGTCGGTGACGTCACCCTCGGGGTACAGCGGGGGCGAGAGCGGCACCGTGTCGGCAAGCACCTCGCGCAGGTGGTCAATGCCCTTGCCCTCCACGGAGGACACCGGCACGATGGCGGCCCACTCCCCCAGCTTCTCGATCGAGAGCAGATGCTTCATAACGCGCTCACGCGGCACGGCGTCGCACTTGGTCGCAACCGCGATGATCGGGCGCTTGATGCCGCGCAGCTCGCGGGCGATGAACTGGTCGCCGGGGCCGATGCGCTGGTCGGCGGGCAGGCAGAAGAGCACGACGTCGACCTCCGAGAGAGCCTCGCGCACCATGTCGTTAAGCCGCTTGCCCAGCAGTGTGCGGGGGCGGTGGTATCCGGGGGTGTCGACAAGGACCAGCTGGTATCCCTCGCCGTGCACGATGCCGCGGATATTGTGGCGCGTCGTCTCGGGGCGACCCGACGTGATCGCTATCTTGCGTCCCACCAGGGCGTTCGTCAGCGTCGACTTGCCGACGTTGGGGCGGCCCACGATGGAGATGAAGCCGGCGCGGAAGTCCTCGGGAAAGTCCGGGATCTCGATGGTCGCCGCCGCATCCTGGCGCAGGGCAGCAACCGAGGTGAGCGCCTCGAACGCATCCAGGTCGGCGTCCTCCTCGTCCTCCAGGCCTTCAAAGGCCTCACCGTCGAAGTCTTCGTCATCCTCGAGGTCTTCGTCGTCGCCGAGCTCAGCCCCGGCCTCGTCCTCGGAATCCTCACCGAGGCCGGCGTCGATCTGCGCTCGAGCGTCGGCTTCCGGGTCCGCGGCGTCGCTCGCCACCTCGATGCGCGCGTCCCCGAAGGCGTTGGGGCCGGCCATGAGTTCGTCGTCGGAGGGGAATCGCATGTCAGTTGTCCTTATCGTCGGCGGGGATGGTGTTGGTGATGAGCGGAGAATCAGGGTCGAGGCGGCACAGGATGGTGGAGACTTGGCGGCGGCGCCCGCGCGCCTCTTCCGCGGTCATCGACACGCCGGCGAGGGTGCCGGTCGCGCCGGGCAGCGGGACCCGCCCGATGGCCTTGGCGAGCAGGCCGCCGACCGAGTCGACGTCCTCGTCCTCGATCTCGCGGTCCAGGAGCTCGCCCAGCTCGGAGATCGGGTAGCGCGCGGGAACGCGCCAGGTGCCGGGTTCGATCTCCTCGGGCTCGATGGAGTGGCGGTCGTGCTCGTCGGTCAGCTCGCCGACGACCTCCTCGAGAATGTCCTCGAGGGTCACCAGGCCCGCGACGCCGCCGTACTCGTCGATGACGATGGCCATGTGGAAACGCTCGGCCTGCATCTGGCGGAGCATGTCGTCGGCGGGCTTCATTTCGACCGCGTACTCGGCGGGGCGCATCATCTGCTCGGCACGCATGTCGAGCGCTCCACCCGTGGCTTCCCAGCGCGAGACGAGGTCCTTGAAGTACAGGATGCCGCGAATGTCGTCCACGTCGTCGCCGACGACGGGCACGCGCGAAAAACCGGAGCGCACGAAGAGGTGCAGCGCGGAGGGGGCGGAGGTGTCGGCGTCGATGGTCACCATGTCGGTGCGCGGCACCATCACTTCTCGCACGAGCGTGTGCCCAAGGTCCAGGACGGACCGGACCATGTCGCGGTCCTCTTCCTCGAAGCTTTCGGGCTCGCCGACCTCGTCGACGATTTCACGCAGGTCAGAGATCAGCTCGGCGCGCACCTGCGCCTCGGTGGGGGCGGGCGTGGGGCGCGAGGAGCGCACGCGGGTGAGCAGCGGGTCCGCGAGGTGACTGAGGCTGGCGAGGCGGGCTGAGAAGCCTGTTCCCGCCAGGGCGACGCCCTCGGGGTTACGCGCGCCCCACTGGGCGGGCAGGAAGGACACGAACAGCAGCTGGAATGCCCCGATCACGCTGACGGCGATGAGGGCGACGGCCCACCACGGCAGGCGCGTGTCAACCAGGACAATCGTGCCCATGACCGCGTAGATGACCTGCCAGAAGGTACGGAAGGCGCGCAGCGACAGCAGGGTGCGCCGACGGCGGTCGACGAGGCCGTAGAGGACCCGCGCGTTGCGGCGCTCTTCCTCGATGAGGTCCTCGACGCCGGCCAGGGTCAGGCGCTGCACAGCCTGCTCGACGCTCTGTGCGAAGGACGCGAAGGCCAGGGCAACGACCGCGAGGATCAGGAGGGCCACGGAGGGCACGTCCACGATCGGCGAGGCCGGGGATGCCTGGAGGGGAAGGATCATCGAGTGGCCAGGAAGGTCAGCAGGAGCTTGCGTTGGAGCGCGAACATGACCTCGCGCTCGGCGTCCTGGGCGTGGTCGTAACCCAGGAGGTGGAGCATGCCGTGCGTGGCCAGGAGCAGCATCTCCTCGGCGGCGCTGTGGCCGGATTCTGCGGCCTGGCGGGCGGCGACCTGCGGGCAGATGCAGATGTCTCCGAGCATGCCGGGGGGCGTGGGGTGCTCCGCTGTGCCGGGGCGCAGCTCGTCCATGGGGAAGCTCATGACGTCGGTGGGACCGGGCAGGTCCAGCCAGCGCACGTGCAGGTCTTCCATCGGCTCGGGCTCGATGAAAATGATGTTGACTTCCGCGTCGGAGCTAACGTGCATCTGGTCGAGCACGTAGTCGGCCAGGGCGGAAAACTCGGCTTCGTTGATCTCGTAGTCGGTCTCGTTGATGACCTCGGTCATGACGTGTACTCCCTGCGTGCGGTGTTGTGGCTGCGTGTGCGCGCGCGGCGGGCGGCGTTCTTGTCGTCGAATCGCTGGTAGGCGTCGATGATCGCGCCGACCAGCTCGTGGCGCACGACGTCGGCGCTGGTCAGGTGGCAAAACTCGATGTCGTCGATGTCGCCGAGGATGCTTTCGACGACGGACAGGCCGGACGTCTGGCTGCCGGGCAGGTCGACCTGCGAGGCGTCGCCGGTGACGACGACCTTGGAGCCGAAGCCCAGGCGGGTAAGGAACATCTTCATCTGGCCCACCGTCGTGTTCTGGGCCTCGTCGAGGATGATGAAGGAGTCGTTGAGGGTGCGTCCACGCATGTACGCCAGGGGCGCGACCTCGATCGTTCCTGCGGCCATGAGCTTGGGCAGTGCCTCGGGGTCGAGCATGTCCCCCAGCGCGTCGTAGAGGGGGCGCAGATAGGGGTCGATCTTGTCAGTGAGGGATCCGGGCAGGAAACCCAGGTTCTCCCCCGCCTCGACTGCCGGGCGGGTCAGGACGATGCGGCGCACCTCGCCGGACAGGAGGCGGCGCACGGCCTGGGCCATCGCCAGGTAGGTCTTGCCCGTGCCCGCCGGTCCGATGCCGAAGACGACGGTCGCTCGGTCGATCGCGTCCGTGTATGCCTTCTGGCCGGGGGTCTTAGGGCGGATCGAGCGCCCGCGCGCGGAGAGGATTTCTTCCGTGGGCGCCTCGCCCGAGGTGAGGCGCCCGAGCAGGCCGATGGCCTGTTCGACGG is a window from the Schaalia odontolytica genome containing:
- the era gene encoding GTPase Era, with product MRFPSDDELMAGPNAFGDARIEVASDAADPEADARAQIDAGLGEDSEDEAGAELGDDEDLEDDEDFDGEAFEGLEDEEDADLDAFEALTSVAALRQDAAATIEIPDFPEDFRAGFISIVGRPNVGKSTLTNALVGRKIAITSGRPETTRHNIRGIVHGEGYQLVLVDTPGYHRPRTLLGKRLNDMVREALSEVDVVLFCLPADQRIGPGDQFIARELRGIKRPIIAVATKCDAVPRERVMKHLLSIEKLGEWAAIVPVSSVEGKGIDHLREVLADTVPLSPPLYPEGDVTDESRDTLIAEFIREAALEGVRDELPHSLAVQVEEIIERPRREGDDRPPMLDIHVNVYVERDSQKAIIIGRKGSRLKQIGTQARAHIEELLGRRVYLDLHVRTAKDWQSDPKMLGRLGF
- a CDS encoding hemolysin family protein yields the protein MILPLQASPASPIVDVPSVALLILAVVALAFASFAQSVEQAVQRLTLAGVEDLIEEERRNARVLYGLVDRRRRTLLSLRAFRTFWQVIYAVMGTIVLVDTRLPWWAVALIAVSVIGAFQLLFVSFLPAQWGARNPEGVALAGTGFSARLASLSHLADPLLTRVRSSRPTPAPTEAQVRAELISDLREIVDEVGEPESFEEEDRDMVRSVLDLGHTLVREVMVPRTDMVTIDADTSAPSALHLFVRSGFSRVPVVGDDVDDIRGILYFKDLVSRWEATGGALDMRAEQMMRPAEYAVEMKPADDMLRQMQAERFHMAIVIDEYGGVAGLVTLEDILEEVVGELTDEHDRHSIEPEEIEPGTWRVPARYPISELGELLDREIEDEDVDSVGGLLAKAIGRVPLPGATGTLAGVSMTAEEARGRRRQVSTILCRLDPDSPLITNTIPADDKDN
- the ybeY gene encoding rRNA maturation RNase YbeY is translated as MTEVINETDYEINEAEFSALADYVLDQMHVSSDAEVNIIFIEPEPMEDLHVRWLDLPGPTDVMSFPMDELRPGTAEHPTPPGMLGDICICPQVAARQAAESGHSAAEEMLLLATHGMLHLLGYDHAQDAEREVMFALQRKLLLTFLATR
- a CDS encoding PhoH family protein; protein product: MTTQNTAPALAAATLAHTTGRVTIPAGMEPIAVLGVSDQVLRALERGFPHVRFLVTGREISLAGTQADIDVAAGLLEELIGMARRGTALDATAVEQAIGLLGRLTSGEAPTEEILSARGRSIRPKTPGQKAYTDAIDRATVVFGIGPAGTGKTYLAMAQAVRRLLSGEVRRIVLTRPAVEAGENLGFLPGSLTDKIDPYLRPLYDALGDMLDPEALPKLMAAGTIEVAPLAYMRGRTLNDSFIILDEAQNTTVGQMKMFLTRLGFGSKVVVTGDASQVDLPGSQTSGLSVVESILGDIDDIEFCHLTSADVVRHELVGAIIDAYQRFDDKNAARRARTRSHNTARREYTS